In Gemmatimonadales bacterium, a single window of DNA contains:
- the gmk gene encoding guanylate kinase, which translates to MRPFLLVLSAPSGGGKSTIAKQLLNARDDLGYSVSATTRAMRNGERDGVDYHFVTRAEFLRRVEAGEFLEWATYAGELYGTLRSEIERIFGEGRIAVLDVEIEGSRQIRSSFPNSLHLFVLPPSAEVLVGRLTGRNTEPAAVVRERIARAADELAAVVEYDYAILNEDLVVAVSQVAAILEAEARRVPRQDGLPGFIDRLRRDVIAAAARIAVTDVTS; encoded by the coding sequence GTGAGACCATTCCTCCTCGTCCTCTCCGCGCCTTCGGGGGGCGGGAAGAGCACCATCGCGAAGCAGTTGCTGAACGCCCGCGACGATCTCGGCTACTCGGTCTCCGCCACTACCCGCGCGATGCGGAACGGGGAGCGCGACGGGGTGGACTACCACTTCGTGACCCGGGCGGAGTTTCTCCGCCGGGTCGAAGCGGGCGAGTTTCTCGAGTGGGCCACCTACGCCGGCGAGCTCTACGGCACGCTCAGGAGCGAGATCGAGCGGATTTTCGGCGAGGGACGGATCGCGGTGCTGGACGTGGAGATCGAAGGGTCGCGTCAGATCCGGTCGAGCTTTCCCAACTCGCTGCATCTGTTCGTGCTGCCTCCCTCGGCCGAGGTGCTCGTGGGGCGGCTGACCGGCCGGAATACCGAGCCGGCCGCCGTGGTTCGCGAGCGGATCGCCCGAGCGGCGGACGAGCTGGCCGCGGTGGTCGAGTACGATTACGCGATTCTCAACGAGGATCTGGTGGTGGCCGTCTCGCAGGTGGCCGCGATCCTCGAAGCGGAAGCCCGGCGCGTCCCCCGGCAGGACGGGCTGCCCGGATTCATCGACCGCCTGCGCCGCGACGTGATCGCGGCGGCGGCGCGGATCGCAGTCACGGACGTCACTTCGTAA
- a CDS encoding YicC/YloC family endoribonuclease encodes MPYSMTGFGAAEGTAAGGRLRIEIRTVNHRHFNLAAKLPADLAALEGELRERLRRDFDRGHVAVHGRWTEYPERTGGFGIDLERARLVTTRLKELQSALGLAGEVTVELVARQPDVLSTTSNAALEVSWSEVEPIVAQASADCRAMRAHEGEALAVELRHRLDLLESSGQRIAEWAPGRLLRERDRLRAAVTELLDGRVVDEGRLAQEIAFQADRLDITEELVRFRAHLAAVREALAVDRPVGKQLGFLAQELGREVNTMGSKANDAEIAQEVIAMKGELEKFREQLENLE; translated from the coding sequence TTGCCCTACAGCATGACGGGGTTCGGCGCGGCAGAGGGCACGGCCGCGGGCGGGCGGCTCCGGATCGAGATCCGGACGGTGAACCACCGCCACTTCAATCTGGCCGCCAAGCTCCCGGCCGACTTGGCCGCCCTGGAAGGCGAGCTGCGCGAGCGGCTCCGACGCGACTTCGACCGGGGGCACGTCGCCGTCCACGGACGCTGGACCGAATATCCCGAGCGCACCGGCGGCTTCGGCATCGACCTGGAGCGCGCCCGCCTGGTGACCACGCGGCTCAAGGAGCTGCAGTCCGCCCTCGGGCTCGCCGGCGAGGTGACGGTGGAGCTGGTGGCGCGCCAGCCCGACGTCCTCTCCACCACCAGCAACGCCGCGCTGGAGGTCTCCTGGTCCGAGGTCGAGCCGATCGTCGCGCAGGCGAGTGCCGACTGCCGGGCAATGCGGGCCCATGAGGGCGAGGCGCTCGCTGTGGAGCTGCGTCACCGACTGGATCTGCTGGAGAGCTCCGGACAACGCATCGCCGAATGGGCGCCGGGCCGGCTGCTGCGAGAGCGGGATCGGCTCCGCGCCGCGGTGACGGAGCTGCTGGACGGCCGGGTGGTGGATGAAGGGCGGCTGGCGCAGGAGATCGCCTTTCAGGCCGACCGGCTCGACATCACCGAAGAGCTAGTGCGGTTCCGGGCCCATCTCGCGGCGGTGCGCGAGGCGCTCGCCGTGGACCGCCCCGTCGGTAAGCAGCTCGGCTTCCTGGCGCAGGAGCTGGGGCGCGAGGTCAACACGATGGGCTCCAAGGCCAATGACGCGGAGATCGCCCAGGAGGTCATCGCCATGAAGGGCGAGCTCGAGAAGTTCAGGGAACAGCTCGAGAATCTGGAGTGA
- a CDS encoding DNA-directed RNA polymerase subunit omega, whose protein sequence is MRIITPAEVAKQAGNKYLGVLVAAKFARYLNEFPKDQLATAGEKLTTKSMQALVEGELNYKLVRRRRSEA, encoded by the coding sequence ATGCGGATCATCACTCCCGCGGAAGTCGCCAAGCAGGCCGGCAACAAGTATCTGGGTGTGCTGGTGGCGGCCAAGTTCGCCCGCTACCTGAACGAGTTTCCCAAGGACCAGCTCGCGACGGCCGGAGAGAAGCTCACCACCAAGTCGATGCAGGCGCTGGTGGAAGGTGAGCTCAACTACAAGCTCGTCCGCCGCCGTCGCTCCGAGGCGTGA
- the coaBC gene encoding bifunctional phosphopantothenoylcysteine decarboxylase/phosphopantothenate--cysteine ligase CoaBC — MSPWAGRRVLLGVSGGIACYKSCTLARRLAEAGAQVDVVLTQGAGEFVRPVTFAALTGRPVLSSIWEPDGALSHVRLGQDAELIIVAPATAHLIARMAQGLADDLLTTLLLAAAAPVLLAPAMNDAMFAHPQTQANLERLRTRGVAIVGPEIGALAEGPSERPGRMSEPETILAHAARAIRGRGPLAGRRVVVTAGPTRESIDPVRVVTNRSSGKMGYRLAEAAWERGAAVVLISGPVALPPPVGVAVRRVESTSELEAAVRSELPAADVLVMAAAPADFRPSSPSESKRARVDGALAVPMEPTEDILSATRGLRKTGSVIVGFALETGDALAKGRAKLERKDLDLIVVNDALEPGAGFEVDTNRVALLGRDGAARILPLQSKREVADAILDAVELTLGR; from the coding sequence GTGAGCCCGTGGGCCGGCCGGCGCGTCCTCCTCGGCGTCTCCGGCGGGATCGCCTGCTATAAGAGCTGCACGCTCGCCCGGCGGCTGGCTGAGGCGGGCGCGCAGGTCGATGTCGTGCTCACGCAGGGAGCCGGGGAGTTCGTGCGGCCGGTCACCTTCGCGGCGCTCACCGGGCGCCCCGTCCTTTCCTCTATATGGGAGCCGGACGGGGCGCTCTCGCACGTCCGGCTGGGACAGGACGCCGAGCTCATCATAGTCGCGCCGGCCACGGCCCATCTCATCGCCCGGATGGCGCAGGGCCTCGCGGACGACCTGCTGACCACGCTGCTGCTGGCCGCCGCCGCCCCGGTGCTGCTGGCGCCGGCAATGAACGACGCGATGTTCGCCCACCCGCAGACCCAGGCGAACCTGGAGCGGCTCCGCACCCGCGGTGTGGCCATCGTCGGCCCGGAGATCGGCGCGCTGGCCGAGGGACCGTCGGAGCGGCCGGGCAGGATGAGCGAGCCGGAGACGATCCTGGCCCATGCGGCCCGTGCCATTCGGGGCCGCGGACCGCTGGCCGGCCGGCGCGTGGTGGTGACCGCCGGGCCCACCCGCGAGTCGATCGACCCGGTGCGGGTAGTGACCAACCGGTCCAGCGGCAAGATGGGGTACCGGCTGGCGGAGGCAGCGTGGGAACGAGGTGCCGCGGTGGTACTGATCTCCGGCCCGGTGGCGCTGCCGCCGCCGGTCGGCGTCGCCGTGCGCCGGGTGGAGAGCACCAGCGAGCTGGAGGCGGCCGTGCGGAGCGAGCTGCCCGCCGCCGACGTGCTGGTGATGGCCGCGGCCCCAGCCGACTTTCGGCCCAGCAGCCCGAGCGAGAGCAAGCGCGCGCGGGTGGACGGCGCGCTCGCGGTGCCGATGGAGCCGACCGAGGACATCCTGAGCGCCACGCGGGGCCTGCGGAAGACCGGCAGCGTCATCGTGGGGTTCGCGCTGGAGACCGGCGACGCGCTCGCCAAGGGACGCGCCAAGCTGGAGCGGAAGGATCTGGATCTCATCGTGGTGAACGACGCGCTCGAGCCCGGGGCCGGGTTCGAGGTCGATACCAACCGCGTTGCCCTACTGGGCCGGGATGGCGCGGCGCGCATTCTCCCGCTGCAGTCCAAGCGAGAGGTGGCCGACGCGATCCTGGATGCCGTGGAGCTGACCCTTGGCCGATGA
- a CDS encoding uracil-DNA glycosylase produces the protein MADEWRRYLAQQAELGGAEIILSAALRSAAAREQGMANESAAPPAEESTLEGGAKWRKGAPPIPGPGLAVTSPEPILLGNDLAALGSLEAVAERIRTTYCCELCPHRTNAVPGEGNAEARLVLVGEGPGATEDASGRPFVGQAGRLLDSILEAIEVPRTSVYITNIVKCRPPQNRKPLPDEIAACIPYLHRQLELIRPKVIVAMGGTAGESLLGVRKSLGELRGKVHTYNGIPLIATYHPAALLRNPNWKKPTWDDVRIARQLLDR, from the coding sequence TTGGCCGATGAGTGGCGGCGCTATCTTGCCCAGCAGGCCGAGCTCGGCGGCGCCGAGATCATCCTGAGCGCCGCCCTGCGGAGCGCCGCGGCGCGGGAGCAAGGTATGGCGAATGAATCGGCGGCACCGCCGGCCGAGGAATCGACGCTGGAAGGTGGGGCCAAGTGGCGAAAGGGCGCGCCGCCCATTCCAGGCCCGGGACTCGCCGTGACCTCGCCCGAGCCGATCCTGCTGGGGAACGATCTGGCGGCGCTGGGAAGCCTCGAGGCGGTAGCGGAGCGCATCCGCACGACCTACTGTTGCGAGCTCTGCCCCCATCGCACCAACGCGGTCCCCGGCGAGGGAAACGCCGAGGCCCGGCTGGTGCTGGTGGGCGAAGGACCCGGCGCCACCGAGGACGCCAGCGGGCGTCCGTTCGTGGGCCAGGCGGGCCGGCTGCTCGACTCCATTCTCGAGGCTATTGAAGTCCCGCGGACTTCGGTGTACATCACCAATATCGTGAAATGCCGGCCTCCTCAGAACAGGAAGCCGCTGCCGGATGAGATCGCAGCCTGCATTCCGTATCTGCACCGCCAACTGGAGCTCATCCGTCCCAAGGTGATCGTCGCCATGGGCGGCACCGCCGGCGAGTCGCTGCTCGGTGTGAGGAAGAGTCTCGGCGAGCTCCGCGGCAAGGTGCACACGTACAACGGCATCCCGCTGATCGCGACGTACCATCCCGCGGCACTGCTCCGCAACCCGAACTGGAAGAAGCCGACCTGGGATGACGTCCGTATCGCCCGACAACTTCTCGACCGCTGA